The Callospermophilus lateralis isolate mCalLat2 chromosome 15, mCalLat2.hap1, whole genome shotgun sequence genome window below encodes:
- the LOC143381371 gene encoding axin interactor, dorsalization-associated protein-like, with protein sequence MTLLTIRIEKIGLKDAGQCIDPYITVSVKDLNGIDLTPVQDTPVASRKEDTYVHFNVDIELQKHIEKLTKGAAIFFEFKHYKPKKRFTSTKCFAFMEMDEIKPGPIVIELYKKPTDFKRKKLQLLTKKPFYLHLHQTLHKE encoded by the exons ATGACATTACTCACTATCAGGATTGAGAAAATTGGTCTGAAAGACGCTGGACAGTGTATCGATCCCTATATTACAGTTAGTGTAAAGG ATCTGAATGGCATAGATTTAACTCCTGTGCAAGATACTCCTGTGGCTTCAAGAAAAGAAGATACATATGTTCATTTTAATGTGGACATTGAGCTCCAGAAGCATATTGAAAAATTAACCAAAG GTGCAGCTATCTTCTTTGAATTCAAACACTACAAGCCTAAAAAAAGGTTTACCAGCACCAAGTGTTTTGCTTTCATGGAGATGGATGAGATTAAACCTGGGCCAATTGTAATAGAACT atacaagaaacccactgactttaaaagaaagaaattgcagttattgaccaagaaaccattttatcttcatctacatcaaactttgcacaaggaatga